In the genome of Paenibacillus pabuli, the window CGTTATTTTGTAAACCCCGAATCCCAATTGGGGAATGGGAACTCCATTTCTGGCTTCAATCACTTTTGTATGCAAACTCATTTTGACTTCTCCTCTCAAAAATAGATCGAAATATACTTGATATATATTATATCTAGTTAAATCCAAAAAAAAGGGGTTAACCCTTCTTCTCTTCATGCAACAGATCGGTTAACCGTATGTCTTTTAAATAATTCTGCATGGCGATCTCCGCGCCTTCAAGATGATGAACGACTTTTTGTTTCACGTCATCCACGTCTTGTCCCTGGAGTGTTACATCGGTATGAATTTTAAACAAGTCTTTGCCGGGTTCAACCGCCAGGAATACATCCAGCATCGTGATTTCCGATAAAGGCTGAGCAAGCAATATGCCCCCCTTGGCCCCTTCTTTGGCCATTGTCAGTTTGGCGTTATTCAGGTTGCGAATGACTTTTACCGTCGTAGGAACCGGAATATTTAATTGCTCCGAAATCAATTTGGTGGATAAATAATTCGAACAGTTCTCCTCAGATAGAGCGTGAATATAGAGCAGAATAGAGATTCCCTGTGATAAAGCTGTAGAGTATGCCACTGTGATTCATCCTTACTATTTCTTTTCTAAACATACTATATATCTTTTATATTTAGTTATCAAGTTCACACCACTCTTTCACAGCAAAGTCAAGAAACATTCGGTTGACTGTCCCCTTCCGGTGTAATACAATGCCAATTTCAACTGTATGTCACGTTCATATGCACATCATCCTGAACTTAAGAAAGGAGCTGATGGGATGGTTCGAATCGATGCATCCGGCTCTGGGCAGAGCCTTCTTTCCATATTTGCCTGGAGCCTTTTCTAACAGCATTGAAGGTAAGAGCTTTGCCCCTCTATATATCCATTACGTTATATAGATAGGAGCAAAATCAGATGAAATACAAAAATGCAGACTATGTACTGCCACCAGAACTGGTGCAGCGCATTCAACAATATATTCAGGGAACCTATTTGTATATCCCGGTCCAGGAAGAATATAAGAAATCATGGGGAGCATGTTCAGGTTCGAGAGCCATGTTGCGAAAACGCAATAAGGCGATTGCTGAGGCTCATCATTCTGGAATTTCTGTTCGTCTTTTGGCACAGCAGTACTACCTGACAGAGCGCAGTATTCGCCGTATCCTCCTCCAACACAAACAGGGACAATATTAATACCGCATCATGTATGTCCTTGCTCGTTGTTTAGCATACGGTAATCTGTTTCTGAAGGATTCAAATCAGGAGGTGCCTTTACTTCATGAGTTTATACGTTAAACCACTACGTATCGAATTTGAATAGAACGGGATGCCGCAGGTGATTACACCTTCTCTGATTGGTGATCAACAGCATGCCTTTCTGGTAGATTGCGGGTACGCCGGCTTCATTCCACATATTGAAAAAGCATTGGATAGACATGAGTTGTCATTGTCCAATCTGACTGGCCTCATCATTACCCATCATGATCTGGATCATGTAGGCTCTCTCGCAGAGATCAAGCGAACCCATCCCCATATCCGGATTATCGCGCATGAACAGGAAGCTCCATATATTGATGGCACGAAAACCTCATTGCGGCTGGAGCAAGCGCTAGCAACACTTTGCCATTTGCCTGAAAAAGAGCAGCCCGCAGCGAAGGAGTTCATCTGTACATTGAAAATGATTGAGCCAAGTCCGGTTGATCAGACGGTTCATGATTGTGAGCTACTGCCATGGTGTGAAGGCATAGAGATTATACACACACCCGGTCATACACCAGGGCACATATCCATTTATCTTCCCTCCAGCCGCACCCTGATCGCTGGTGATGCAGTGGTCATTGAGAACAATGGCGAGCTCAGAATCGCCAACCCCCAGCACACATTGGACCTCAAGGAAGCGGTTCGCTCTGTACAACGTTTGCTTGGATATGAGGTCGATACGCTCATCTGCTATCATGGGGGTCATTTTCAAGGGGATGTTCGAAGTGCACTTCAGCGTCTACTTCAATCCTATGCCCCGTGAAACACTAATGGGGGCTGTCCCATAATGATATGCTGCCCATATAGTAGACAGGTGAAATAATAAAATCCTGTTACTGTATGGGGAGCGTTTTTATGGAACAAAAGAGGTTTACTGCACTTGGAAAATTGAAAAGATGCACTACTATAGGGTAATGCATCTTACTATTCAGCAACGAATTGTTTACTGTCTTTATTAAAGCTATATTCTGTGATTAATGTATCACCCTGTCCTTCTGTATTTCTCGTGGTTACAACCAGCTTTTCGCTTTTATTAACCGGAATACTAACCTTTTCATAATTGATAGTATCCTGAACTTTTTCAGCATTTTTAAAAGTGATTGCAAATGCTTCTCCACTTTTTTTATCAATGCCAAAGGCATAAGAATTATAACCTCTTGAAGATGTGTATTCAGGAGTGAGCAAGAAAACGTCCATTGCTTCAAAACTGATTTTCTCGAAAGAAATAGGTTGATCAGACGGTTGAATAAAAACAAGATCCTGTAATTCCTTTAATTCTTTTTCATCCTCATTATGTTTGTAAATCACGGAGTAATTACCTTGATAAAAGACGTCACCTTCTTTTCCTAGAACACTTGGTGTAGTGATATGTCCAATCGCTTCTTTTCCTTCTGAAACAACATATAACTCACCATTATCTGTATCTATTCGGGCTCGTACGGTCGGTTTTTCTTGATTGGTTTCAATCTTAACTACATTAGCATAAGGGGAATCTGGAATTTGACTTTGAATTTCTTCTTTCTTATTCATCTCCGTTGATGTATTTCCTGTTTTATCAATAGGCTTTTCTGATTCAGTACCACATCCAGATAATAAAATACTTACTGCAACTATGGAACTTAGGACCACTGAATACTTCTTAAAAATTAAACCCGCTTCCTTTCTAAATGTTAGTCTATTTTACAAAAATTATTATATATCATATAAACCCCATAAAAGTTGATAGCATGTCATTTATTCCTTAAAAATTAGTAACCGATGAATCATACTACCAACATAAAAGAGTAATTATATTGGTTTGTCAAAATTAATTATTAAAAGCATCCAAGCTGTACACAAAGCGGTCATGACGTA includes:
- a CDS encoding CD3324 family protein, yielding MKYKNADYVLPPELVQRIQQYIQGTYLYIPVQEEYKKSWGACSGSRAMLRKRNKAIAEAHHSGISVRLLAQQYYLTERSIRRILLQHKQGQY
- a CDS encoding RrF2 family transcriptional regulator: MAYSTALSQGISILLYIHALSEENCSNYLSTKLISEQLNIPVPTTVKVIRNLNNAKLTMAKEGAKGGILLAQPLSEITMLDVFLAVEPGKDLFKIHTDVTLQGQDVDDVKQKVVHHLEGAEIAMQNYLKDIRLTDLLHEEKKG
- a CDS encoding MBL fold metallo-hydrolase, which translates into the protein MPQVITPSLIGDQQHAFLVDCGYAGFIPHIEKALDRHELSLSNLTGLIITHHDLDHVGSLAEIKRTHPHIRIIAHEQEAPYIDGTKTSLRLEQALATLCHLPEKEQPAAKEFICTLKMIEPSPVDQTVHDCELLPWCEGIEIIHTPGHTPGHISIYLPSSRTLIAGDAVVIENNGELRIANPQHTLDLKEAVRSVQRLLGYEVDTLICYHGGHFQGDVRSALQRLLQSYAP